One window of the Nicotiana tabacum cultivar K326 chromosome 4, ASM71507v2, whole genome shotgun sequence genome contains the following:
- the LOC107788873 gene encoding uncharacterized protein LOC107788873: MNFVLLEARELPILRMMDFIQVKLQRWFYERRNEVEGTFYDVSCWVEEELKKKIDLAFTLNVFPVDSWRSRVEEEGITFLVDLNKRTCDCFQFQFDELPCIHAIAAIEKRNIKKSNFCSDWYLKESWLKTYERQIHPIGHTDSWVVPESVKSQIIKPPDFKVPPGRRQKKRHIAATES; encoded by the exons ATGAATTTTGTGCTATTAGAAGCAAGGGAGTTGCCTATATTAAGAATGATGGATTTCATCCAAGTGAAGCTACAACGTTGgttttatgaaagaagaaatgaagtagaAGGAACTTTTTATGACGTTTCTTGTTGGGTAGaagaggaattgaagaaaaagatagaTTTAGCTTTTACTTTAAAT GTCTTCCCTGTTGATTCATGGCGTTCTAGAGTTGAGGAAGAAGGAATTACTTTCTTGGTGGacttaaacaaaagaacatgtgattgtTTTCAGTTTCAATTTGATGAATTACCATGTATACATGCAATTGCAGCTATCGAGAAGAGAAACATCAAGAAGTCCAATTTCTGCTCGGACTGGTACTTAAAGGAATCTTGGCTGAAAACATATGAAAGACAAATACATCCTATAGGACATACGGATTCTTGGGTTGTACCAGAGAGTGTTAAGTCACAAATCATTAAACCTCCAGATTTCAAAGTCCCGCCAGGTAGAAGGCAGAAGAAAAGGCATATTGCAGCTACCGAATCATAA